The following proteins are encoded in a genomic region of Candidatus Stygibacter australis:
- a CDS encoding bifunctional lysine ketoglutarate reductase /saccharopine dehydrogenase family protein, whose translation MKRLGIMKETKNRWERRVPMNPQSVKKLVDNGYQVVIQPSEIRIYCDEEYRDAGAELSDDLSKCDLIVGVKEIPIESLIPGKPHLFFSHTIKGQDYNMPLLQYFLDSKSTLLDYEKIIDEKGRRLVFFGKFAGNAGMVDALWAAGQRYFQEYGINTPFLKVKQSYQYDSLEQCLAELKEIGEEIKRDGLPAEICPFNICLLGYGNVSIGCQEILSAFPIRQVEPSALAGLEVNHRADEMYLSIFKEEHLVERKDGTGFELIDYFVNGDQYKSKMEKYLPYCTMYMSGIYWASGYPVFLKNSELSKLQSKQPKLVMIGDITCDLEGSIEATRKVTMPDNPVFIYNPTTDELTDGFKGKGFAVCAIDNLPCEFPREASDFFNSVLEPFVPAMLDNDYERSIADSTLPEEIKPACIAHQGKLEENYQYLKEFLNR comes from the coding sequence ATGAAAAGATTAGGAATAATGAAAGAGACTAAGAATCGCTGGGAACGCCGGGTGCCTATGAATCCGCAATCTGTCAAAAAACTGGTGGATAATGGTTATCAGGTGGTGATCCAACCTTCTGAGATCAGAATATATTGCGACGAAGAATATCGTGATGCCGGAGCTGAACTGAGTGATGACCTTAGTAAATGCGATCTGATCGTGGGAGTGAAGGAAATACCAATCGAAAGCCTTATACCGGGCAAGCCTCATCTGTTTTTTTCACACACTATCAAGGGACAGGATTATAATATGCCACTTCTGCAGTACTTTCTGGATAGTAAGAGCACTTTGTTAGATTATGAGAAGATCATAGACGAGAAAGGCAGAAGACTGGTATTTTTTGGCAAGTTTGCGGGAAATGCCGGCATGGTAGATGCACTTTGGGCAGCCGGACAGCGCTACTTTCAGGAATATGGCATCAACACACCTTTTTTGAAAGTAAAACAAAGCTATCAATATGACTCTCTGGAGCAGTGCCTGGCAGAATTAAAAGAAATTGGTGAAGAAATCAAAAGAGATGGATTGCCGGCAGAAATATGTCCCTTTAATATTTGTCTGCTTGGTTATGGCAATGTATCTATTGGTTGTCAGGAAATATTATCAGCTTTTCCAATACGCCAGGTTGAGCCATCAGCATTAGCTGGACTGGAAGTAAATCATAGAGCAGACGAGATGTATCTTTCTATCTTCAAGGAAGAACACCTGGTTGAACGAAAAGACGGAACTGGGTTTGAGTTAATTGATTATTTTGTGAATGGTGATCAATATAAATCAAAGATGGAGAAGTATTTGCCTTATTGTACCATGTATATGAGCGGTATATATTGGGCATCTGGATATCCGGTGTTTCTAAAAAATAGTGAACTGAGTAAATTACAGAGTAAGCAGCCTAAGCTTGTTATGATCGGTGATATTACCTGCGATCTGGAAGGCTCTATTGAAGCTACCCGCAAAGTGACTATGCCAGACAATCCCGTATTTATCTATAATCCAACCACAGATGAACTTACAGACGGTTTCAAGGGCAAAGGTTTTGCAGTATGTGCAATTGATAATCTTCCCTGTGAATTTCCCCGGGAAGCCTCAGATTTCTTTAATTCAGTACTGGAACCATTTGTACCTGCCATGCTCGATAATGATTACGAGAGATCAATAGCAGATTCTACTCTGCCGGAAGAAATAAAGCCTGCCTGTATTGCTCATCAGGGAAAGCTTGAAGAAAATTATCAATACCTTAAAGAATTTTTAAATAGATAA
- a CDS encoding isocitrate/isopropylmalate family dehydrogenase, translating to MAKRTVVTMPGDGIGKTVLPEAIRVLDAVGFEAEYVHADIGWEFWCKEGNPLPQRTLDLLEEHGISLFGAITSKPKSEAAKELCSTQQDKGHVYYSPIVGLRQHFLLDICQRPCKTFKGNPLNFIRRGAGDTIEEPEVDVVIFRQNTEGLYGGVEWTNPPDKVYEGLMTHPKFVKNFGWCPREELAISTRIFTKKYSQRICEQAFEYAKEFGYKKVTLCEKPNVIRETSGMMLAICRELENKYPEITFNYTNIDAQMMWMTKNPETYGVIIAGNMFGDIVSDGFAGLTGGLGFACSANIGKKVAIFEPTHGSAPKYADYEVSIVSPIAMVLSACMMLDHIGETDKAITIRKAVSKVVEEGKVRTYDMMKMSGKPDVVSKGAASTQQMTDAIIAAL from the coding sequence ATGGCTAAAAGAACCGTTGTAACAATGCCCGGAGATGGCATAGGAAAAACCGTATTACCTGAAGCGATTCGCGTACTTGATGCAGTAGGATTTGAAGCAGAATATGTTCATGCCGATATCGGCTGGGAATTCTGGTGCAAAGAAGGAAATCCACTTCCCCAGAGAACTTTGGATTTATTAGAAGAACATGGTATCAGTCTTTTTGGCGCTATCACAAGCAAGCCAAAATCTGAAGCAGCAAAAGAATTGTGCTCTACTCAGCAGGATAAGGGTCATGTATATTACAGCCCTATCGTGGGTTTACGTCAGCATTTTCTGCTTGATATCTGCCAGAGACCATGCAAAACATTTAAGGGTAACCCTTTGAACTTTATTCGTCGTGGTGCTGGAGATACAATCGAAGAACCTGAAGTAGATGTGGTTATTTTCCGTCAAAATACCGAAGGTCTTTATGGTGGTGTGGAATGGACAAATCCTCCTGATAAGGTGTATGAAGGCTTGATGACACATCCTAAATTCGTGAAAAATTTTGGCTGGTGCCCCCGCGAAGAGCTGGCGATCAGTACCCGCATTTTCACTAAGAAGTATTCTCAGCGTATTTGCGAACAGGCTTTTGAATATGCCAAGGAATTTGGTTATAAGAAAGTAACACTTTGCGAGAAACCAAACGTGATCCGTGAAACTTCTGGCATGATGCTGGCAATCTGTCGTGAATTAGAAAATAAATATCCAGAAATCACCTTTAATTATACGAATATAGATGCCCAGATGATGTGGATGACCAAGAATCCAGAAACTTATGGTGTGATCATTGCCGGAAATATGTTCGGTGACATCGTATCTGATGGTTTTGCTGGTTTAACTGGTGGATTAGGTTTTGCCTGCAGTGCTAATATTGGCAAAAAAGTGGCTATTTTTGAACCGACTCACGGTTCTGCTCCCAAATATGCTGATTATGAAGTATCCATAGTATCTCCTATCGCTATGGTATTATCTGCCTGCATGATGCTGGATCACATTGGTGAGACAGATAAGGCGATTACGATCAGAAAAGCCGTTTCCAAAGTAGTGGAGGAAGGCAAAGTTCGCACTTATGACATGATGAAAATGAGCGGTAAGCCAGATGTAGTTTCAAAAGGTGCAGCAAGCACTCAGCAGATGACTGATGCTATCATTGCAGCTTTATAA
- a CDS encoding RNA-binding protein, which produces MNIYVGNLDYQVTSEDLKEAFGNFGEVASVNVIIDRETGRSKGFGFVEMPDDTAAEQAITGLDGTPLLGRNLRVNQAKPREERPARRNRY; this is translated from the coding sequence ATGAATATTTACGTAGGAAATTTGGATTATCAGGTCACAAGTGAAGATTTGAAAGAAGCTTTCGGCAATTTTGGCGAAGTAGCTTCAGTTAATGTTATCATTGACAGAGAAACAGGAAGATCAAAAGGTTTTGGATTCGTAGAAATGCCTGATGATACCGCTGCAGAACAGGCTATTACTGGTTTAGATGGCACCCCACTTCTGGGACGCAACCTGAGAGTTAACCAGGCAAAGCCAAGAGAAGAACGCCCAGCAAGGCGCAATCGTTATTAA
- a CDS encoding citrate lyase subunit alpha, protein MAAELVKNFVGRTVPTEVNGKKEVPYLGNGKYRPEGRRYGPPIVCAEDYPSDGNKVVPNLKEALQAAGLRDGMIISTHHHLRNGDLVANEVFKIASEMKIKDLVWFPSASFPCHAEVIKYLDDGTIHHIEGSMNGPLGRYCSEGKMRGTAILRSHGGRYQAVEDGEVVIDIAVLAAPEADPFGNANGLHGPSACGGLGFGLADSQYAHKSIIVTDNLIPFPCIPMQLHGNYIDYVVVVDKIGIPEMIVSGTTQITKSPDRLLIAELTAKFCEAAGLIYDGFCFQAGAGGTSLSIGIYIHEILKRKGWRARWSIGGTTKYSTKMLEEGSLEYMLDGQTFDHNAVESMDKNDNHYAISVFHSYDYHSKGFYLTMMDLVVLGATEVDVNFNGNVVTHSDGLLLHGIGGWQNCLFAKCTILPIPLFRNRMPVILDQVTTIVGPGSMVDVIVTERGIAINPLRKDLIDKTKHSGLPIKTIQQLKAEAEAICGKPAKPELEDDIVAIIKWVDGTVIDSVKKVKTK, encoded by the coding sequence ATGGCAGCCGAATTAGTAAAAAACTTTGTAGGACGCACAGTTCCAACTGAAGTAAATGGTAAGAAAGAAGTTCCCTATCTGGGTAATGGAAAATATAGACCAGAAGGTCGCCGTTATGGTCCGCCTATAGTATGCGCCGAAGATTATCCATCTGATGGAAATAAAGTAGTTCCCAACTTAAAAGAAGCATTACAGGCAGCCGGACTGAGAGATGGTATGATTATCAGTACTCATCATCATTTGCGTAATGGCGATCTGGTAGCGAATGAGGTTTTCAAAATCGCCAGTGAGATGAAAATCAAAGACCTGGTCTGGTTCCCTTCGGCTTCTTTCCCCTGCCATGCCGAGGTCATAAAATATTTGGATGATGGCACTATCCATCATATCGAAGGCAGTATGAATGGACCTTTGGGCAGATACTGTTCAGAAGGTAAAATGCGTGGAACAGCTATACTGCGTTCACACGGAGGACGCTATCAGGCAGTGGAAGATGGTGAAGTGGTTATAGATATTGCCGTGCTGGCAGCCCCTGAAGCCGATCCATTTGGTAATGCTAATGGTTTGCATGGACCTTCTGCCTGCGGTGGACTCGGTTTTGGTCTGGCAGATAGTCAATATGCCCATAAATCTATAATAGTAACAGATAATCTGATACCATTCCCCTGCATACCCATGCAGCTTCATGGCAATTATATTGATTATGTGGTGGTAGTGGATAAAATAGGTATTCCTGAAATGATCGTAAGCGGGACTACTCAGATAACTAAAAGCCCTGATCGACTTTTGATTGCAGAACTTACAGCAAAATTCTGTGAAGCTGCGGGACTTATCTATGATGGATTCTGTTTCCAGGCGGGAGCTGGTGGAACTTCGCTTTCCATTGGAATATATATCCATGAAATTCTAAAGAGAAAAGGCTGGAGAGCTCGCTGGTCCATAGGTGGCACCACCAAATACAGCACCAAAATGCTGGAAGAAGGCTCTTTAGAATATATGCTGGATGGTCAAACTTTTGATCATAATGCTGTGGAATCAATGGATAAAAATGATAACCATTACGCAATTTCAGTATTCCACTCTTATGATTATCACAGCAAAGGATTTTATCTGACCATGATGGATTTGGTGGTTTTGGGTGCCACAGAAGTGGATGTTAATTTTAATGGCAATGTGGTTACGCATTCTGATGGTTTGCTGCTGCATGGCATTGGTGGCTGGCAGAACTGCCTGTTTGCCAAATGTACTATTTTACCGATTCCTCTTTTCCGTAACCGGATGCCCGTTATACTTGATCAAGTAACTACTATAGTGGGGCCAGGCAGTATGGTGGATGTGATAGTTACAGAACGTGGTATTGCCATAAATCCTCTGAGAAAGGATTTGATAGATAAAACAAAGCATTCCGGATTGCCAATTAAAACAATTCAGCAACTCAAAGCAGAGGCAGAAGCGATTTGCGGAAAACCTGCTAAACCAGAACTGGAAGACGATATAGTTGCCATTATCAAATGGGTAGATGGCACAGTGATAGATAGCGTAAAAAAAGTAAAAACTAAATAA
- a CDS encoding aldolase/citrate lyase family protein — protein MTGKATAGNSGKSVRSDCFVSLELTKSGGIEINLKSKVEVLYGENIRQECLKVLKFYNIKNCKLAVEDSGALNFVIQARLEAAIREIIETDKEYLPEMLTQNLYGTKKDRYRRSRLYLPGNTPKLAINAGLHKPDGIILDLEDSVAPAKKYETRFLVRNTLRALDFYGAERMVRINQIPAGLEDLKYLLPHNVNVILIPKCEDPEQIGVLEEVIGEMKDKHDLEHPIWLMPIIESALGVIKAYEIATASPYIVGLAIGLEDYTADLGTQRTLEGNETFFARCQVVNAARAAGIQPIDSVFSDVSNMEGLAKNVQNSKQLGFDGMGCIHPRQIPVIHENFAPDENEIAKAKLIVNAYIIAEEQGQGVVSLGSKMIDAPVVKRAQRTIDIALKLNKIDANWRDEFLKED, from the coding sequence GTGACAGGAAAAGCAACTGCCGGTAACTCAGGAAAATCAGTTCGCAGTGACTGTTTTGTATCCTTGGAACTTACTAAATCCGGGGGTATCGAGATTAATCTTAAAAGCAAAGTGGAAGTGCTTTATGGTGAAAATATCCGTCAGGAATGCCTGAAAGTTCTTAAATTTTATAATATCAAAAATTGTAAGCTGGCAGTGGAAGACAGTGGTGCTTTGAATTTTGTAATTCAGGCACGTCTGGAAGCAGCAATTCGAGAAATTATCGAAACCGATAAAGAATATCTGCCAGAGATGCTGACTCAAAATCTTTATGGTACAAAAAAAGACCGTTATCGCAGAAGCAGACTTTATCTACCGGGCAATACACCCAAACTGGCTATTAATGCCGGATTACATAAACCTGATGGAATCATTCTCGATCTGGAAGATTCTGTTGCTCCTGCAAAAAAATATGAAACACGCTTCCTGGTGCGAAATACTCTAAGAGCTCTTGATTTCTATGGGGCAGAACGGATGGTGAGAATTAATCAAATCCCTGCCGGGCTTGAAGATCTGAAATATTTGTTACCTCATAACGTAAATGTGATACTGATACCTAAATGTGAAGATCCTGAACAGATTGGAGTTCTGGAAGAAGTAATAGGTGAGATGAAAGATAAGCATGATCTGGAACATCCTATCTGGCTGATGCCAATAATTGAAAGTGCTCTGGGCGTGATAAAAGCCTATGAAATAGCAACTGCTTCTCCCTATATAGTTGGACTGGCAATTGGTCTGGAAGATTATACAGCAGATCTGGGTACACAGCGCACCTTGGAAGGAAATGAGACATTTTTTGCCAGATGTCAGGTCGTCAATGCCGCCAGAGCAGCTGGGATCCAACCGATAGACAGCGTGTTCAGTGATGTTTCTAATATGGAGGGTTTGGCGAAGAATGTACAGAATTCCAAGCAGCTTGGTTTTGATGGTATGGGTTGTATTCATCCTCGTCAGATACCTGTAATTCATGAGAATTTTGCTCCTGATGAAAACGAAATTGCCAAGGCAAAGCTAATCGTGAATGCCTATATTATAGCTGAGGAACAGGGACAAGGAGTCGTTTCACTTGGTTCTAAGATGATTGATGCACCTGTTGTGAAACGTGCTCAACGCACTATAGATATTGCACTTAAGCTAAATAAGATAGACGCAAACTGGCGTGATGAATTTCTGAAGGAGGACTAA